One genomic window of Pseudomonas chlororaphis subsp. piscium includes the following:
- a CDS encoding homoserine dehydrogenase, with protein MNPVKVGICGLGTVGGGTFNVLQRNAEEIARRAGRGIEVAQIAMRTPKPQFQTTGIAITNDVFEVATNPEIDIVIELMGGYTVARELVLKAIEHGKHVVTANKALIAVHGNEIFAKAREKGVIVAFEAAVAGGIPVIKAIREGLAANRINWVAGIINGTGNFILTEMREKGRTFEDVLVEAQALGYAEADPTFDVEGIDAAHKLTILASIAFGIPLQFDKAYTEGITKLTTADVNYAEALGYRIKHLGVARRTDAGIELRVHPTLIPADRLIANVNGVFNAVMVNGDAVGSTLYYGAGAGMEPTASSVIADLVDVVRAMTSDPENRVPHLAFQPDSLSAHPILPIEACESAYYLRIQAKDHPGVLAQVASILSERGINIESIMQKEVEEHDGLVPMILLTHRVVEQRINDAITALEALQGVVGPVVRIRVEHLN; from the coding sequence GTGAATCCGGTCAAAGTGGGCATCTGTGGGCTGGGTACCGTCGGTGGCGGTACCTTCAATGTACTTCAGCGCAACGCCGAGGAAATTGCTCGTCGTGCCGGGCGTGGAATCGAAGTGGCACAAATTGCCATGCGCACGCCAAAGCCTCAGTTCCAAACGACCGGTATTGCGATTACCAACGATGTGTTCGAAGTGGCCACGAACCCTGAGATCGACATCGTCATAGAGCTGATGGGCGGCTATACCGTTGCCCGCGAGCTGGTACTCAAGGCCATCGAGCATGGTAAACATGTGGTCACCGCCAACAAGGCGCTTATCGCCGTACACGGTAACGAAATTTTCGCCAAGGCCCGTGAGAAGGGTGTGATCGTGGCGTTCGAAGCCGCCGTGGCGGGTGGTATTCCAGTCATCAAGGCGATCCGCGAAGGCCTGGCGGCCAACCGCATCAACTGGGTGGCCGGGATCATCAACGGCACTGGCAACTTCATCCTCACCGAAATGCGCGAGAAGGGTCGCACCTTCGAAGACGTGCTGGTCGAGGCCCAGGCCCTGGGTTACGCCGAAGCCGACCCGACCTTCGACGTCGAAGGCATCGACGCTGCGCACAAGCTGACCATCCTGGCGTCCATCGCCTTTGGTATCCCGCTGCAGTTCGACAAGGCCTACACCGAAGGCATCACCAAGCTGACCACCGCCGACGTGAACTACGCCGAGGCCCTGGGCTATCGCATCAAGCACCTGGGCGTGGCCCGCCGTACCGATGCCGGCATCGAGCTGCGCGTGCACCCGACGCTGATCCCGGCCGATCGCCTGATCGCCAACGTCAATGGCGTGTTCAACGCGGTGATGGTCAACGGCGACGCCGTCGGCTCGACCTTGTACTACGGCGCCGGCGCCGGCATGGAGCCGACCGCTTCGTCGGTGATCGCCGACCTGGTGGACGTGGTTCGCGCCATGACCAGCGACCCGGAAAACCGTGTGCCGCACCTGGCCTTCCAGCCGGACTCACTGTCGGCGCACCCGATCCTGCCGATCGAGGCCTGCGAAAGTGCCTACTACCTGCGGATCCAGGCCAAGGATCACCCGGGCGTACTGGCCCAGGTGGCGAGCATCCTGTCCGAGCGTGGCATCAACATCGAGTCGATCATGCAGAAAGAGGTCGAGGAACACGACGGCCTGGTGCCGATGATCCTGCTGACCCACCGTGTGGTGGAACAGCGCATCAACGATGCGATCACCGCGCTGGAGGCCCTGCAGGGCGTGGTCGGTCCGGTCGTACGGATCCGCGTCGAGCACCTGAACTAA
- the thrC gene encoding threonine synthase, with translation MRYISTRGQAPALNFEDVLLAGLASDGGLYVPENLPRFTQEEIASWAGLPYHELAFRVMRPFVTGSIPDADFKKILEETYGAFSHNAIAPLRQLNGNEWVLELFHGPTLAFKDFALQLLGRLLDYVLEKRGERVVIIGATSGDTGSAAIEGCKRCDNVDIFILHPHNRVSEVQRRQMTTIFGENIHNIAIEGNFDDCQEMVKASFADQGFLKGTRLVAVNSINWARIMAQIVYYFHAALQLGGPARSVAFSVPTGNFGDIFAGYLARNMGLPINQLIVATNRNDILHRFMSGNQYVKETLHATLSPSMDIMVSSNFERLLFDLHGRNGAALAALMDSFKQGGGFSVEQERWTEARKLFDSLAVDDAQTCETIAEVFAQTGEVLDPHTAIGVKAARECRRSLDIPMVVLGTAHPVKFPEAVEQAGVGKALELPAHLSDLFQREERCTVLANDLKAVQAFVSQHGNRGKPL, from the coding sequence ATGCGTTACATCAGCACCCGCGGCCAGGCACCGGCCCTGAATTTCGAAGACGTCCTGCTGGCCGGCCTGGCGAGCGACGGCGGCCTGTACGTACCGGAAAACCTGCCACGTTTCACCCAGGAGGAAATCGCTTCCTGGGCCGGCCTGCCGTATCACGAGCTGGCCTTCCGGGTGATGCGCCCATTCGTCACCGGCAGCATTCCGGATGCCGACTTCAAGAAAATCCTCGAGGAAACCTACGGTGCGTTTTCCCACAACGCCATTGCCCCGCTGCGCCAGCTGAACGGCAACGAGTGGGTCCTGGAGCTGTTCCACGGCCCGACCCTGGCGTTCAAGGACTTCGCCCTGCAACTGTTGGGTCGCCTGTTGGACTACGTGCTGGAGAAGCGCGGCGAGCGCGTGGTGATCATCGGCGCCACGTCCGGCGATACCGGTTCGGCCGCCATCGAAGGCTGCAAGCGTTGCGACAACGTCGATATCTTCATCCTGCACCCGCACAACCGTGTGTCCGAAGTGCAGCGTCGGCAGATGACCACCATCTTCGGTGAGAACATCCACAACATCGCCATCGAAGGCAACTTCGACGACTGCCAGGAAATGGTCAAGGCCAGCTTCGCCGACCAGGGCTTCCTCAAAGGCACTCGCCTGGTGGCGGTGAACTCGATCAACTGGGCGCGGATCATGGCCCAGATCGTCTACTACTTCCACGCGGCCCTGCAGCTGGGCGGCCCGGCGCGTTCGGTGGCGTTCTCGGTACCGACCGGCAACTTCGGCGATATCTTCGCCGGTTACCTGGCCCGCAACATGGGCCTGCCGATCAACCAACTGATCGTCGCCACCAACCGCAACGACATCCTGCACCGCTTCATGAGCGGCAACCAGTACGTCAAGGAAACCCTGCACGCCACCCTGTCGCCGTCGATGGACATCATGGTCTCGTCGAACTTCGAGCGCCTGCTGTTCGACCTGCACGGCCGCAACGGTGCCGCGCTGGCCGCGCTTATGGATTCCTTCAAGCAAGGTGGCGGTTTCAGCGTCGAGCAGGAGCGCTGGACCGAAGCCCGCAAGCTGTTCGATTCCCTGGCCGTGGACGACGCCCAGACCTGCGAGACCATCGCCGAAGTCTTCGCCCAGACCGGCGAAGTGCTCGACCCGCACACCGCGATCGGCGTCAAAGCCGCCCGTGAGTGCCGTCGCAGCCTGGACATCCCGATGGTGGTGCTGGGCACCGCGCATCCGGTGAAGTTCCCGGAAGCGGTGGAGCAGGCCGGGGTCGGCAAGGCCCTGGAGTTGCCGGCGCACCTGTCCGATCTGTTCCAGCGCGAAGAGCGTTGCACCGTCCTGGCCAACGACCTGAAGGCTGTCCAGGCCTTCGTCAGCCAGCACGGCAATCGCGGCAAACCGCTCTGA
- a CDS encoding ATP-binding protein gives MLLRPVFRTLMVLAMLSLAPCLMAAQNLPFKLVPAFVELQPLTLAPAERQWLAGHGTLKVGISIDDYQPIDITRDRNRYQGISADYLSLVGERLGVSLEVLGFSEREQAVEALRTGAIDILTSANGYERGAAGLHFSSDYMPDRAVVVVRRDEAEMPEDLAGKKVVLLEGYADAKIAHAAYPNSQIILSPNLYSGLEALKQGDVDAFIGNEVIVRAYKALRPYLGLQVRTESRLPPIGFAFATRQTDPLLGRLIEQALQSIDDSTRREILARWTTGLGASTGDERIKLSKQERAWLLEHQHVVVASQQFPPYVFKDKDGQWAGLNIDLLSRISRMTGLQFVQEETFSTAHTLDLLLKGRAQMNTTLSANDERCGFLDFTHAFGGSAWVFVVRADDIQLNTFNQLAGKVLALPAKHALESYVRQNYPKVHLRLVDTYLDARALVASGEADATIQNEVEVQGYPANGLRIGRSVEGKWSADELSVRRDQPELLSILNKALEAFPVAELSAIRLKWLGVTPVPVPMWQRVPVWIYWVTFTAILFGLLSLAWNTRLKGQIRQRLQAEQRLNDQLAFKRALLDGIPNPIFVRDLAGRLITCNKSYETQTGMHLEQIKGLCLTELDVLPEATARQLHCEFLEQLESQASVFADRQIESRNGPVQVYQWTVPFYSAQGELQGLLGGWIDITERKRLEEELLEARRAADRANYAKSAFLSTMSHEIRTPMNAIIGLLELEKEQARLRGMPFSDALRVAYQSAQELVGLMGDNLDLAKIEAGHMQLAPQTVALRGFFEDIQQLFEVTARNKGLHLTLAFDKAADGFYWLDPLRLRQVLHNLLSNALKFTQAGEVRVSVERQADEHGADRLCISVADTGSGISPEKQASLFDPFIQAHVQTTPEQGGTGLGLSICKQLVELMGGRILLQSQPGMGTTVTLELYPEQVVEAFSQSPQVTSERPQSRRMSVLVVDDVRANRMVLSQQLMFLGHKVVALDSAEAALARWQGETFDLVMTDCHMPGMSGYQLSEAIREIEAREGHDACPLIGCTANAFEDEQQRCEQAGMDELLVKPVTLNRLAQMLARFLPPPSFDIQTLRTMTQADEPILQRMLRELWNNLGQEQAALESAVLEQDWGRIGASTHRLKGVCCLIDALPLAQVCIELEAVARARSTAVLAEHWLRLKEAIGCLRSDIEPHLGSD, from the coding sequence ATGTTGCTGCGCCCGGTTTTCCGCACATTGATGGTTTTGGCGATGCTGTCCCTGGCCCCGTGCCTGATGGCGGCGCAGAACCTGCCCTTCAAGCTGGTGCCGGCCTTCGTCGAGCTGCAGCCGCTCACCCTGGCACCGGCCGAACGGCAATGGCTGGCGGGCCATGGCACCTTGAAGGTGGGCATCTCGATCGACGACTATCAGCCGATCGACATCACCCGCGACCGCAACCGTTACCAGGGCATCAGCGCCGACTACCTGAGCCTGGTGGGCGAACGCCTGGGCGTGTCCCTGGAAGTCCTGGGGTTCTCCGAGCGCGAACAGGCGGTGGAAGCGTTGCGCACTGGGGCGATCGACATCCTGACCAGCGCCAACGGCTACGAGCGTGGCGCCGCGGGGCTGCATTTTTCCAGTGACTACATGCCCGACCGCGCAGTCGTGGTGGTGCGCAGGGACGAGGCGGAAATGCCCGAAGACCTGGCCGGCAAGAAAGTGGTGCTGCTGGAGGGCTATGCGGACGCCAAGATCGCCCATGCCGCCTATCCCAACAGCCAGATCATTCTTTCGCCCAATCTGTACAGCGGCCTGGAAGCCCTGAAACAGGGGGATGTCGATGCCTTTATCGGCAATGAAGTGATCGTCCGTGCCTACAAGGCGCTGCGCCCTTACCTGGGGTTGCAGGTCCGCACTGAAAGCCGGCTGCCGCCGATCGGCTTTGCCTTCGCCACGCGCCAGACCGACCCGCTGCTCGGCCGCCTGATCGAACAGGCGCTACAGAGTATCGACGACTCCACGCGGCGGGAGATCCTGGCCCGCTGGACCACCGGGCTGGGCGCCAGCACCGGCGACGAGCGGATCAAACTGAGCAAGCAGGAGCGCGCCTGGCTGCTCGAACATCAGCATGTGGTGGTGGCGTCCCAGCAGTTTCCGCCCTACGTGTTCAAGGACAAGGACGGCCAGTGGGCCGGGTTGAACATCGACCTGCTCAGCCGGATTTCGCGCATGACCGGCCTGCAGTTCGTCCAGGAGGAAACCTTCTCCACGGCCCACACCCTGGACCTGCTGCTCAAGGGCCGGGCGCAGATGAACACCACGCTGTCGGCCAACGATGAGCGCTGTGGCTTCCTCGACTTCACCCATGCCTTTGGCGGCTCGGCCTGGGTGTTCGTGGTCCGCGCCGACGACATCCAGCTCAATACCTTCAACCAATTGGCCGGCAAGGTGCTGGCGCTTCCGGCCAAGCATGCGCTGGAGAGTTACGTCCGGCAGAACTACCCGAAGGTCCACCTGCGTCTGGTCGACACTTACCTGGATGCGCGGGCCCTGGTGGCCAGCGGCGAAGCCGACGCGACCATCCAGAACGAAGTCGAGGTGCAGGGCTACCCGGCGAACGGGCTGCGCATCGGTCGCAGCGTCGAGGGCAAGTGGTCGGCCGACGAGTTGTCGGTGCGCCGGGATCAGCCCGAGCTGCTGAGTATCCTGAACAAGGCCTTGGAAGCCTTCCCGGTGGCCGAGCTCAGCGCCATCCGCCTGAAATGGCTGGGGGTGACGCCGGTGCCGGTGCCCATGTGGCAGCGGGTGCCGGTGTGGATCTACTGGGTCACCTTCACCGCGATCCTGTTCGGTTTGCTGTCTTTGGCCTGGAACACCCGGCTCAAGGGGCAGATCCGCCAACGCCTGCAAGCCGAGCAGCGGCTCAACGACCAGCTGGCGTTCAAGCGCGCCTTGCTCGACGGCATCCCCAACCCGATCTTCGTCCGCGACCTGGCCGGGCGCCTGATCACCTGCAACAAAAGCTACGAAACCCAGACCGGCATGCACCTGGAGCAGATCAAGGGGCTGTGCCTGACCGAGCTGGACGTGCTGCCCGAGGCCACGGCCCGACAGCTGCACTGCGAGTTCCTGGAGCAGTTGGAGTCCCAGGCGTCGGTGTTCGCCGACCGTCAGATCGAATCCAGGAACGGACCGGTGCAGGTCTATCAATGGACGGTGCCGTTCTACAGTGCCCAGGGCGAGTTGCAGGGTCTGCTGGGGGGCTGGATCGATATCACCGAGCGCAAGCGTCTCGAGGAGGAGCTGCTGGAGGCGCGTCGCGCGGCGGATCGGGCGAACTACGCCAAGAGCGCCTTTCTTTCGACCATGAGCCACGAAATTCGCACGCCGATGAACGCGATCATCGGTTTGCTGGAGCTGGAAAAGGAACAGGCACGCCTGCGCGGCATGCCGTTTTCCGATGCCTTGCGCGTGGCTTATCAGTCGGCGCAGGAGCTGGTCGGCCTGATGGGCGACAACCTCGACCTGGCCAAGATCGAGGCCGGGCATATGCAGCTGGCGCCGCAGACCGTGGCCCTGCGAGGCTTCTTCGAAGACATACAGCAATTGTTCGAGGTCACCGCGCGCAACAAGGGGCTGCACCTGACGCTGGCCTTCGACAAGGCGGCGGACGGGTTCTACTGGCTCGACCCATTGCGCCTGCGCCAGGTGCTGCACAACCTGCTGAGCAACGCCCTGAAGTTCACCCAGGCCGGCGAGGTGCGGGTGTCCGTTGAGCGCCAGGCCGATGAACATGGCGCCGACCGCTTGTGCATCAGCGTGGCCGACACCGGGTCGGGTATCAGCCCGGAGAAGCAGGCGAGCCTGTTCGATCCGTTCATTCAGGCCCATGTGCAGACGACGCCGGAGCAGGGCGGAACCGGCCTGGGCCTGAGCATCTGCAAGCAACTGGTGGAACTGATGGGCGGCCGTATTCTGCTGCAAAGCCAACCCGGCATGGGGACCACCGTGACCCTCGAACTCTACCCGGAACAGGTGGTCGAGGCTTTCAGCCAGTCGCCCCAGGTGACCAGCGAACGCCCGCAGAGCCGTCGCATGTCGGTGCTGGTGGTCGACGACGTGCGGGCCAATCGCATGGTGCTCAGCCAGCAACTGATGTTCCTCGGGCACAAGGTGGTGGCGCTCGACAGTGCCGAGGCGGCGCTGGCGCGCTGGCAGGGCGAGACGTTCGACCTGGTGATGACCGACTGCCACATGCCGGGCATGAGCGGTTATCAGCTGAGCGAAGCGATACGTGAGATCGAGGCCCGGGAAGGGCATGACGCCTGCCCGCTGATCGGCTGCACCGCCAATGCCTTCGAGGATGAACAACAGCGCTGCGAGCAGGCCGGCATGGATGAGCTGCTGGTCAAGCCGGTGACCCTGAACCGGCTGGCGCAGATGCTTGCGCGCTTCTTGCCGCCGCCATCCTTCGACATCCAGACCCTGCGCACCATGACCCAGGCCGACGAGCCGATCCTGCAACGCATGCTGCGCGAGCTGTGGAACAACCTGGGGCAGGAGCAGGCGGCCCTGGAGTCGGCGGTGCTGGAGCAGGACTGGGGGCGTATCGGCGCGTCCACGCACCGCCTCAAAGGTGTGTGCTGCCTGATCGACGCGCTGCCGCTGGCCCAGGTCTGCATCGAGCTGGAGGCCGTTGCCCGGGCCCGCTCGACGGCGGTGCTGGCGGAGCACTGGCTGCGTCTTAAGGAAGCCATCGGCTGCTTGCGCAGCGATATCGAGCCGCACCTGGGTAGCGATTAA
- a CDS encoding EAL domain-containing response regulator, with amino-acid sequence MHSLKVLVLEDNSFQLMALHQMLNANGVFNVLNAESVAAARQSLDSKGPVDIAICDLYLEQADGLELIRYLAEQQRAKALIILSDAQADVREGAAAMARQQGLNVLGCLPKPASVTLVNELLSLYQQCFEPGPQALSLAQVRETLGLDVFQPEVPTAEEGQAAVLRHGVAHFQPVVSQDGEVQGVEALARWQHPEHGLMLPAEFLPVIEFAGLEEAFTWLMLEQAMQLSAGVRLVMGRSLAISVNIPVGMLELPNFARQLEALLRRFEVPARLLTLEIVETTELQTDTAHVEALLRLRMIGCKLSIGDFGTGGTSLQRLLELPFTELKIPPAFVCGLAADERKSAVVAGAMSMARRMSLGLVLAGIESAADYEAAKKLGQARLQGCFIAEPMSAVAVRQWIARRLRDDLDELAG; translated from the coding sequence ATGCACTCGTTGAAAGTGCTCGTTCTTGAAGACAATTCGTTCCAGTTGATGGCCCTGCACCAGATGCTCAACGCCAACGGCGTGTTCAACGTGTTGAACGCCGAAAGCGTTGCCGCCGCCCGGCAATCCCTGGACAGCAAGGGGCCGGTGGACATCGCCATCTGCGATCTGTACCTGGAGCAGGCCGACGGGCTGGAACTGATTCGTTACCTGGCGGAGCAACAACGGGCGAAGGCGCTGATCATTCTCAGCGACGCGCAAGCGGATGTCCGCGAAGGCGCCGCGGCCATGGCCCGACAGCAGGGCCTGAATGTGCTGGGCTGCCTGCCCAAGCCGGCCTCGGTCACCCTGGTCAATGAACTGCTGAGCCTGTACCAGCAATGTTTCGAGCCGGGCCCGCAAGCCTTGTCTCTGGCCCAGGTGCGCGAAACCCTGGGGCTGGATGTATTCCAGCCTGAAGTGCCGACTGCCGAGGAAGGGCAGGCGGCGGTACTGCGCCATGGGGTCGCGCACTTTCAGCCGGTGGTCAGCCAGGACGGCGAGGTCCAGGGCGTCGAGGCGCTGGCGCGCTGGCAGCACCCGGAGCATGGCCTGATGCTGCCCGCCGAGTTCCTGCCGGTGATCGAGTTCGCCGGGCTGGAGGAGGCCTTCACCTGGCTCATGCTGGAGCAGGCCATGCAGCTGTCGGCCGGGGTGCGCCTGGTCATGGGCCGTTCGCTGGCGATCTCGGTGAACATCCCGGTGGGCATGCTGGAACTGCCGAACTTCGCGCGCCAGCTGGAAGCCCTGCTGCGCCGTTTTGAAGTACCGGCACGGCTGCTGACCTTGGAAATCGTCGAGACCACCGAGCTGCAAACCGATACCGCCCATGTGGAGGCCTTGCTGCGACTGCGCATGATCGGCTGCAAGCTGTCGATTGGCGACTTCGGCACCGGCGGCACCAGCCTGCAGCGTCTGCTGGAGCTGCCGTTCACCGAGCTGAAGATCCCACCGGCCTTCGTCTGCGGGCTGGCGGCCGATGAGCGCAAGTCGGCGGTGGTGGCCGGCGCCATGAGCATGGCCCGGCGCATGTCGCTGGGCCTGGTGCTGGCCGGTATCGAGAGCGCCGCCGACTATGAGGCGGCGAAAAAGCTGGGGCAGGCGCGCCTGCAAGGCTGCTTCATCGCCGAACCCATGAGCGCGGTCGCCGTGCGCCAGTGGATCGCCCGGCGCTTGCGTGACGACCTCGACGAACTGGCTGGCTGA